The Tamandua tetradactyla isolate mTamTet1 chromosome 8, mTamTet1.pri, whole genome shotgun sequence genome includes a window with the following:
- the PSMA1 gene encoding proteasome subunit alpha type-1 — MFRNQYDNDVTVWSPQGRIHQIEYAMEAVKQGSATVGLKSKTHAVLVALKRAQSELAAHQKKILHVDNHIGISIAGLTADARLLCNFMRQECLDSRFVFDRPLPVSRLVSLIGSKTQIPTQRYGRRPYGVGLLIAGYDDMGPHIFQTCPSANYFDCRAMSIGARSQSARTYLERHMSEFMECNLNELVKHGLRALRETLPAEQDLTTKNVSIGIVGKDLEFTIYDDDDVSPFLEGLEERPQRKAQPVQPSDEPAEKADEPMEH, encoded by the exons ATG TTTCGCAACCAGTATGACAATGATGTCACTGTTTGGAGCCCTCAG GGCAGGATTCATCAAATTGAATATGCAATGGAAGCTGTCAAGCAAGGGTCAGCTACAGTTGGTCTGAAATCAAAAACCCATGCAGTGTTGGTTGCATTGAAG aggGCACAATCAGAGCTTGCAgcccatcaaaaaaaaattctccatgtTGACAACCATATTGGTATCTCAATTGCGGGGCTTACTGCTGATGCTAGACTGCTATG TAATTTCATGCGCCAGGAATGTTTGGATTCCAGATTTGTATTTGACAGACCTCTTCCCGTGTCTCGTCTTGTTTCTCTAATTGGAAGCA AGACCCAGATACCAACACAACGATATGGTCGAAGACCATACGGTGTGGGACTGCTCATTGCTGGTTATGAT gatATGGGCCCTCATATTTTCCAAACCTGTCCATCTGCTAACTATTTTGATTGCAGAGCTATGTCCATTGGAGCCCGTTCTCAATCAGCTCGTACTTACTTGGAAAGACATATGTCTGAGTTTATGGAGT GTAATTTGAATGAACTGGTTAAACATGGTCTCCGTGCCTTAAGAGAAACACTTCCTGCAGAGCAGGACTTAACTACAAAg AATGtttccattggaattgttggtAAAGACTTGGAATTTACAatctatgatgatgatgatgtgtcTCCATTCCTGGAAGGTCTTGAAGAAAGACCACAGAGAAAGGCACAG CCTGTTCAACCTTCTGATGAACCTGCAGAAAAGGCTGATGAACCAATGGAACATTAA